A genomic stretch from Bacterioplanes sanyensis includes:
- a CDS encoding ABC transporter permease — protein sequence MSWVICKRELSAYFSTPVAYVFIFMFLALAGMFTFYLGQFYQRGQADLVPFFNFHPWLYLFFMPAVAMGLWSQERQLGTIEMLLTLPVSPAQAVLGKFFAAWLFAGIALLLTFPMWLAVNYLGAPDNGVIVASYLGSWLMAGAFLAIGSCMSVLSRNQIVAFILSVVLCFVFMVSGLSMVLDVVRAWAPLAVVDMVAGLSFLTRFEAMSRGVIDLRDVGYFVWLIAVWLMATVHLLNIKKAA from the coding sequence ATGAGCTGGGTCATCTGCAAGCGTGAGCTAAGCGCCTATTTCTCGACGCCGGTGGCTTACGTTTTTATTTTTATGTTTTTGGCGTTGGCCGGCATGTTCACTTTTTATTTGGGGCAGTTTTATCAGCGCGGTCAGGCCGACTTGGTGCCCTTCTTTAATTTCCATCCATGGCTGTATCTGTTTTTTATGCCAGCGGTGGCGATGGGCTTGTGGTCGCAGGAGCGCCAATTAGGCACCATTGAAATGCTACTGACCTTGCCGGTGAGTCCGGCGCAAGCGGTATTGGGTAAATTTTTCGCCGCTTGGCTGTTTGCGGGTATTGCTTTGCTACTGACCTTTCCTATGTGGTTGGCGGTGAATTATTTAGGCGCACCGGATAACGGCGTGATTGTGGCCAGCTATTTGGGCAGCTGGCTGATGGCCGGCGCGTTTTTGGCCATTGGCTCGTGTATGTCGGTGCTCAGTCGCAACCAAATTGTGGCGTTTATTTTATCCGTCGTACTGTGCTTCGTCTTTATGGTGTCAGGCCTGTCGATGGTATTGGATGTCGTTCGAGCTTGGGCGCCGTTGGCGGTGGTCGACATGGTGGCTGGTTTGAGTTTTTTGACGCGCTTTGAGGCCATGTCGCGAGGTGTCATCGATCTGCGTGATGTGGGCTATTTTGTCTGGCTCATTGCCGTGTGGTTGATGGCAACCGTGCATCTGTTAAACATCAAGAAGGCAGCTTAA
- the adk gene encoding adenylate kinase — MRVILLGAPGAGKGTQAQFICDKFTIPQISTGDMLRAAVKAGTELGLKVKEIMETGGLVSDDIIIDLVKERIQQQDCSNGFLFDGFPRTIPQAQAMIDAGVAIDHVVEIDVDDEEIVKRLSGRRVHPGSGRVYHVEYNPPSVAGKDDVSGEDLIQRDDDQEETVRKRLAIYHDQTAPLVSFYKELKADQGDNAPNYHHIAGVGSLDDIKAAVLSALS; from the coding sequence ATGCGCGTAATTCTGCTGGGTGCTCCCGGTGCCGGTAAAGGTACGCAGGCACAGTTTATTTGCGACAAGTTCACCATTCCACAGATCTCGACGGGTGATATGTTGCGCGCAGCCGTAAAAGCAGGCACTGAGTTAGGCCTGAAAGTCAAAGAAATCATGGAAACTGGTGGCCTGGTATCGGATGACATCATCATCGATTTGGTCAAGGAACGTATCCAACAACAAGACTGCAGCAATGGTTTCTTGTTTGACGGTTTCCCTCGCACCATTCCACAAGCACAAGCCATGATTGACGCTGGTGTCGCCATTGACCATGTGGTTGAAATTGACGTGGATGACGAAGAGATTGTGAAACGTTTGAGCGGTCGTCGTGTACATCCAGGTTCTGGTCGTGTCTACCATGTGGAATACAATCCACCGTCGGTCGCTGGCAAAGACGACGTCAGCGGTGAAGATTTGATTCAACGTGACGATGATCAAGAAGAAACCGTACGTAAGCGTTTGGCCATTTATCATGACCAAACGGCCCCATTGGTCAGCTTTTATAAAGAACTAAAAGCCGATCAAGGTGATAATGCGCCGAACTACCACCACATTGCAGGTGTTGGATCGTTGGACGATATTAAAGCAGCGGTGCTGTCTGCATTGTCCTGA
- a CDS encoding ABC transporter ATP-binding protein has translation MIDIQQLTKRFGGFTAVDNVTFTVEPGEVLGFLGPNGAGKSTTMKMLSGFLEPSSGSVRLFGRDIVRDRIAVQQQLGYLPEGAPAYEDMRVDAYLKFIAEMRGLRGDALRKQLQHVVDLVDIGEVLTQRIQTLSKGFKRRVGLAQTLIHDPQVLILDEPTDGLDPNQKQQVRQLITNLSTDKIVIISTHILEEVSAVCSRAVIIAGGKVVADSQPQELERRSRYHGAITLRLQQPQPQLEAALTALPGVAALETVQTEQSYLLLPERGTTLYPALHALLQQQGWAVDSLHMERGRLDDVFQQLTQQEVA, from the coding sequence ATGATTGACATACAACAGTTGACCAAGCGCTTTGGCGGCTTCACCGCCGTCGACAATGTGACCTTTACAGTAGAGCCGGGTGAGGTGCTGGGGTTTTTAGGCCCCAACGGTGCTGGCAAGTCGACCACGATGAAAATGCTGTCCGGCTTTCTCGAGCCAAGCAGCGGCAGTGTTCGTTTGTTTGGTCGAGACATTGTGCGTGACCGTATCGCTGTACAACAGCAGCTCGGTTACTTGCCGGAAGGGGCGCCCGCCTACGAAGACATGCGCGTCGATGCATATCTAAAATTCATTGCTGAAATGCGCGGGTTGCGCGGCGATGCTCTGCGCAAACAGCTGCAGCATGTGGTGGATTTGGTTGATATCGGTGAGGTATTAACGCAGCGTATTCAGACGCTGTCAAAAGGGTTTAAGCGTCGTGTCGGGCTGGCACAAACCCTGATCCATGACCCGCAAGTTCTGATTCTCGATGAGCCTACCGATGGTCTGGATCCGAACCAAAAGCAGCAAGTACGCCAGCTGATTACCAATTTATCGACAGATAAAATTGTCATCATCTCCACTCATATTCTTGAGGAAGTCAGTGCGGTGTGCAGTCGCGCTGTCATTATTGCTGGCGGCAAAGTGGTGGCGGACAGTCAGCCGCAAGAGTTAGAGCGGCGCTCGCGTTATCACGGCGCAATTACGTTGCGTTTACAGCAGCCTCAACCACAGCTCGAAGCGGCGCTGACTGCGTTACCAGGTGTCGCTGCTTTAGAAACGGTGCAGACTGAGCAGTCGTATTTGTTGTTGCCCGAGCGCGGTACGACCTTGTATCCAGCGTTGCACGCGCTGCTGCAGCAACAAGGCTGGGCGGTGGACAGTCTGCATATGGAGCGCGGACGTTTGGACGATGTATTTCAGCAATTAACTCAGCAGGAGGTGGCATAA
- the tsaB gene encoding tRNA (adenosine(37)-N6)-threonylcarbamoyltransferase complex dimerization subunit type 1 TsaB, which produces MANLLILDASSTFCSVALKTADGVVAQSEVQPRKHAQRLLPMVDEVLVRSGLARQQLDGIAYARGPGSFTGIRIAASVMQGIAMGLDLPVCGISTLQGLAQSQLKPDGQRMLAVLDAHMGEVFWAQYRYENGLALLDGEEHVGSPDLYLANTDETLSAVGNGLKLAPLQHRSGNPDKELVAEDLVPLVLQQWSAGGFGCIEDHQPVYLREGVAWKKLAEQPSLLKR; this is translated from the coding sequence ATGGCGAACTTATTGATTTTGGATGCTTCCTCTACTTTTTGCTCCGTGGCTTTAAAAACAGCAGACGGTGTCGTGGCCCAGTCTGAGGTACAGCCGCGTAAACACGCCCAGCGTTTGCTGCCGATGGTGGACGAAGTTCTGGTTCGCTCTGGCCTGGCTCGACAACAACTCGATGGTATTGCTTATGCACGTGGGCCGGGGTCATTTACTGGAATCCGTATTGCCGCATCGGTTATGCAGGGCATTGCTATGGGGCTTGATTTACCCGTGTGCGGTATTTCTACCTTACAAGGGCTGGCGCAATCGCAACTAAAACCAGACGGACAGCGCATGCTAGCGGTACTGGATGCGCATATGGGTGAAGTATTCTGGGCGCAATACCGTTATGAAAATGGACTAGCGCTACTCGACGGTGAAGAGCATGTAGGGTCGCCAGACCTTTATTTGGCGAACACGGATGAAACACTATCCGCCGTTGGCAATGGTTTGAAATTGGCGCCGTTACAACATCGTAGCGGTAACCCTGACAAAGAGCTGGTAGCAGAAGACTTAGTCCCTTTGGTTTTGCAGCAATGGTCAGCAGGCGGCTTTGGCTGTATTGAGGATCATCAGCCGGTGTACTTGCGAGAGGGTGTCGCTTGGAAAAAACTGGCTGAGCAACCCAGCTTGCTGAAGCGGTAA
- a CDS encoding undecaprenyl-diphosphate phosphatase — protein MDFFQALVLALLQGLTEFLPISSSAHLILPSKLLGWPDQGLAFDVAVHFGTLLAVMTYFRRDVWRIGQRFLVTGFSQPDNDARLGWWIIIATVPAALAGLILNDWIEQSLRSLWVIAITTLGFGLLLWVADRKATEQKTLLQLTFTAVLVIGLAQALALIPGTSRSGITITAALLLGFQRVDAARFSFLLSIPLILAATLLKIMELVSGGDGSGWLMLLFATLVAAVSAWLCIHWFLIWLERIGLLPFVVYRLCLGLLLLVLLMGGAL, from the coding sequence ATGGATTTCTTTCAGGCGTTGGTATTGGCGCTGCTGCAAGGTTTAACCGAATTCCTGCCCATCTCCAGCTCCGCTCATTTGATATTGCCATCGAAGCTATTGGGTTGGCCTGATCAGGGGTTGGCATTTGACGTTGCCGTTCATTTTGGCACCTTGCTGGCGGTCATGACCTACTTTCGGCGCGATGTTTGGCGTATTGGGCAACGTTTTTTGGTTACCGGTTTTAGCCAGCCGGATAACGATGCTCGTCTTGGCTGGTGGATCATCATTGCGACCGTACCGGCAGCGCTGGCCGGTTTGATTTTAAACGACTGGATTGAGCAATCGCTCAGAAGTTTGTGGGTCATTGCCATCACCACGTTGGGTTTTGGGTTGCTGCTGTGGGTTGCAGACCGCAAAGCCACTGAGCAAAAAACGCTATTGCAATTGACCTTTACCGCCGTGTTGGTGATTGGTTTGGCACAAGCACTCGCGCTGATACCGGGTACATCGCGCAGTGGCATTACCATTACTGCGGCATTGCTGTTGGGCTTTCAACGCGTCGATGCCGCACGCTTTTCTTTTTTGCTGTCCATTCCGCTGATATTGGCTGCCACCCTACTAAAAATCATGGAACTGGTCAGTGGCGGCGATGGCAGTGGCTGGTTGATGCTACTGTTTGCCACCTTGGTTGCGGCCGTGAGTGCGTGGCTGTGCATCCATTGGTTTTTAATTTGGCTCGAGCGTATTGGCTTGCTGCCATTTGTTGTGTATCGGCTGTGTCTTGGTTTGCTGTTATTGGTACTGCTCATGGGTGGCGCATTGTGA
- the plsB gene encoding glycerol-3-phosphate 1-O-acyltransferase PlsB: protein MSFLKSLRRTLFRWQQTWLYSIIRTQIIGPSVDEFNLDPSKPVVYALLYRSRAEQLVIDREVRQFGWPAPRLGDDQHQLDSSPFFPIYRRAGAPFRKRATPVVHRYLVRHCQWLQEHDADDIQVVPVRVFWGRAPDKEGSFLRIWLQNSGTLGGRLTTLMAILLNGRNTFVHFSKPLSLRELSEDSKSPELLARKVARVLRVHNRHVSASVLGPDLSHRRTLVHKIPHAPTVVKAIEEEVTSKGISRQQAQGKALKYADEIASNISYTNVRFLDVVLTWVWNKIYDGVQVHNIDHLKEVSKDNAIIYVPCHRSHIDYLLLSYLLYHQGLQLPQIAAGINLNMPIVGPILRRGGAFFMRRTFRDNPLYSAVFDQYLHTIFTHGYATEYFVEGGRSRTGRTLNPKAGMLAMTLRSYLRDSRKPILFVPVYTGYEKVFEAGSYLGELRGKKKQKESLLGVLGTLRSFRKSFGKVHVTFGEPIYLTQFLDQQQPGWQQQNYQECDFRPQWARDVVDNLALKVVTEINRATSVNPINLVALSILASPRQAMEEAQLIAQMDAYKRLMEFTPYSPLTQLPEGNGQDWLSYAEQLEVVSRSSHPMGDLIQTNERQAVTLTYYRNNVLHLYALPSLLACLFISNDRYQREEVIEMVQTLYPFLQAELFLQWPPEALPELVQQWLEALVGVGYLYHGEQGYHATPAHSDEFNQLNGLAGNMLQTLQRYYLTISLIQHTHAPLDAAQLEERATLLAQRIGLLYGINSPEFFDKQLFRTLIRQLLRLEFAQEGDDGKLQATQQMPELLVVLEGLLDGALRQSIQRSVVAGGNTPTEKNA from the coding sequence ATGAGTTTTCTAAAGTCGTTGCGACGCACCCTATTTCGCTGGCAGCAAACCTGGCTGTACAGCATTATTCGCACCCAGATCATTGGGCCAAGCGTGGATGAATTCAACCTCGACCCGAGCAAACCTGTGGTGTACGCCCTGCTGTATCGCTCGCGTGCCGAACAACTGGTGATCGACCGCGAAGTGCGCCAATTTGGCTGGCCAGCACCACGCTTGGGAGATGACCAACATCAACTGGACAGCTCACCGTTTTTTCCGATTTATCGCCGCGCGGGGGCGCCGTTTCGCAAACGCGCCACGCCTGTGGTGCATCGCTATCTGGTGCGTCATTGCCAGTGGCTGCAAGAGCACGACGCCGACGACATTCAAGTCGTGCCCGTGCGTGTCTTTTGGGGCCGTGCGCCAGATAAAGAAGGGTCGTTTCTGCGCATCTGGCTGCAGAACAGCGGCACCCTCGGTGGTCGCCTGACGACCTTGATGGCGATTTTACTCAATGGCCGCAATACTTTTGTACATTTCAGTAAACCTCTGTCATTACGCGAACTCAGCGAAGACAGCAAAAGCCCGGAACTGTTAGCGCGTAAAGTGGCGCGGGTGTTGCGCGTGCACAATCGCCATGTGTCAGCGTCGGTGCTGGGCCCGGATCTATCCCACCGCCGCACCTTGGTGCACAAAATTCCGCACGCCCCCACCGTGGTAAAAGCCATTGAAGAGGAAGTCACTAGTAAAGGCATCAGTCGCCAGCAAGCGCAGGGCAAAGCACTGAAATACGCCGATGAGATTGCCTCCAACATTTCTTACACCAATGTTCGCTTTCTCGATGTGGTGCTGACGTGGGTGTGGAATAAAATCTACGATGGCGTACAGGTGCACAATATCGATCACCTGAAAGAGGTGAGCAAAGACAACGCCATTATCTATGTGCCTTGCCATCGCAGTCATATCGACTATCTGTTGCTGTCTTATTTGCTCTACCACCAAGGACTGCAACTGCCACAAATTGCCGCTGGCATTAATCTGAATATGCCCATCGTCGGCCCAATCTTACGCCGCGGCGGTGCTTTTTTTATGCGCCGTACGTTCCGAGACAACCCTCTGTATTCGGCCGTATTTGACCAATACTTGCATACGATTTTTACCCACGGATACGCCACCGAGTATTTTGTTGAAGGTGGGCGCAGTCGCACTGGCCGTACACTGAACCCGAAGGCCGGCATGCTGGCGATGACGTTGCGCAGCTACCTGCGCGACTCACGCAAGCCCATTTTGTTTGTACCTGTGTACACCGGCTATGAAAAAGTGTTCGAAGCCGGCAGCTATCTGGGTGAATTGCGCGGTAAGAAAAAGCAAAAGGAAAGCCTGCTGGGTGTGCTCGGCACGCTGCGTTCGTTCCGCAAATCCTTTGGCAAGGTACACGTCACCTTCGGTGAGCCCATTTACTTGACGCAATTCCTCGACCAGCAGCAACCCGGCTGGCAACAACAGAATTACCAGGAGTGTGATTTCCGCCCACAGTGGGCACGCGATGTTGTCGACAATCTGGCGCTCAAGGTTGTCACGGAAATCAATCGGGCCACATCGGTAAACCCGATTAACCTGGTTGCGTTATCCATCCTGGCATCACCACGGCAAGCCATGGAAGAAGCACAGCTGATTGCGCAAATGGACGCCTATAAACGACTGATGGAATTCACTCCTTACAGCCCTCTGACGCAACTTCCAGAAGGCAATGGCCAGGACTGGTTAAGCTACGCTGAGCAACTGGAAGTGGTATCACGCTCCAGCCACCCGATGGGCGATTTGATTCAAACCAATGAGCGCCAGGCCGTCACCCTCACCTATTACCGCAATAATGTTCTGCACCTATATGCTTTGCCTTCGCTGCTGGCCTGCTTGTTTATCAGCAACGATCGCTATCAGCGTGAAGAAGTGATCGAAATGGTGCAAACCCTGTATCCCTTCTTACAAGCAGAGCTGTTTTTGCAGTGGCCACCAGAGGCGCTGCCCGAACTCGTGCAGCAATGGCTAGAGGCTTTGGTGGGCGTTGGATATTTGTACCACGGTGAACAGGGGTACCACGCCACACCTGCGCACAGCGATGAGTTTAATCAGCTCAATGGTTTGGCGGGCAATATGCTGCAAACACTGCAGCGTTACTATTTGACCATCAGTTTGATTCAGCACACCCACGCACCACTCGATGCCGCCCAATTGGAAGAGCGTGCAACATTACTGGCACAGCGCATCGGTTTGCTCTACGGCATTAACTCACCGGAGTTTTTTGACAAGCAATTGTTCAGAACTCTGATTCGTCAGCTGCTAAGGCTTGAGTTTGCCCAAGAGGGAGATGACGGCAAGCTGCAAGCGACGCAGCAAATGCCGGAGTTGCTGGTGGTTCTTGAAGGCTTGCTGGACGGTGCTTTGCGACAAAGTATTCAGCGCAGCGTGGTTGCAGGCGGCAACACGCCAACCGAAAAAAACGCCTAG
- a CDS encoding class I SAM-dependent methyltransferase, whose amino-acid sequence MTALVCNDHSLDAIAAALCEHYGLAIKQQWPDDGEYHLSLTLQGLSLQQQAADKSAVTVDFCAGANAHRRRFGGGKGQDIAKAIGIGRYVPSVADLTAGLGRDAFVLASLGCQVTALERHPVVAALLSDGLSRAGNRHLPAPWQALQALRPVLVDDETRNVVQRIQLQHIGAKDWLQQQPDNSVDVIYLDPMFAHDGRQKAQVKKDMQAFRHVVGQDDDADELLHEALRVARCRCAVKRARKAPPLAGQAPTYALTGKANRFDVYAKAKVEAP is encoded by the coding sequence GTGACGGCTTTAGTATGTAACGACCACTCTCTGGATGCCATTGCTGCGGCCTTGTGCGAACACTATGGTTTGGCGATAAAGCAACAATGGCCAGACGACGGTGAATATCATCTGAGTCTGACGCTGCAGGGATTGAGCTTGCAGCAGCAGGCGGCCGATAAAAGTGCCGTTACCGTCGACTTTTGTGCGGGTGCCAATGCTCACCGGCGCCGTTTTGGTGGCGGCAAAGGGCAGGACATTGCCAAGGCGATTGGTATTGGTCGCTATGTTCCCAGTGTTGCTGATTTAACTGCGGGTCTTGGGCGTGATGCCTTTGTTTTAGCGTCTCTCGGTTGTCAGGTAACGGCGCTGGAGCGCCACCCTGTGGTCGCTGCGTTATTGAGCGATGGCTTAAGTCGCGCTGGTAACAGGCATCTGCCTGCGCCATGGCAAGCGCTACAGGCATTGCGGCCTGTCTTGGTTGATGATGAGACTCGAAACGTCGTACAGCGCATTCAGTTGCAGCACATCGGTGCTAAAGATTGGTTGCAACAACAGCCTGACAATAGTGTGGATGTGATATATCTCGATCCAATGTTTGCTCACGATGGTCGGCAAAAAGCGCAAGTGAAAAAGGACATGCAGGCCTTTCGTCATGTTGTTGGGCAAGATGACGACGCCGATGAGTTGCTGCATGAGGCGTTGCGTGTCGCGCGCTGTCGTTGTGCGGTCAAGCGCGCCCGAAAAGCGCCGCCATTGGCAGGGCAGGCTCCAACTTACGCTCTGACAGGCAAGGCCAACCGCTTTGATGTTTACGCCAAAGCTAAGGTGGAAGCGCCGTAA